The sequence GGCACGCTCGCGAAGCGGTTGGGGCTCGAGGAAGGGACGCAGCTTCCGCGCACCCTCATCGAATATTGCTACAAGGACGACGCGCTCGGCGATCCGCTCGTCGCCGAGGAGCATATCGCCTGCTTCAACTGGTGCAGCCAGGACGAGCTGCACGACATTCAGGACATGGCGATCCGCATCAACGACTTCATGAGCGGCATGTTCGCTGCGGTCGGCATTCGCCTGATCGACTTCAAGCTCGAGTTCGGGCGGCTTTATGACGGCGATTTCAGCCGCATCATCCTCGCCGACGAGATCAGTCCCGACGGTTGCCGCCTGTGGGACATGTCGACGAACGAAAAGCTCGACAAGGATCGCTTCCGCCGCGACCTCGGCGGCGAGGTCGAAGCCTATCAGGAGGTCGCGCGCCGCCTCGGCCTGCTGCCCGAAGGCGGCGACAATGCGGTGCTCGACCTCGAAAGCCACCGCAAGAAAAAGGGCTGAACCTTCCTTATCCGTCATCCCGGCGAAGGCCGGGATCTCGCCGGTGCTGAAACCCTATCGGGTGAGATCCCGGCCTTCGCCGGGATGACGATAGGAAATAGGTTCACGATCGTTGCCAAGGCCTCCGCCTTGACGCGGGCGCAATGATCGCCAGAACGGCCGAATGACCAGCTCTATCCTCCGGCGCGCCGCCACCGCGCTGTCGCCCTTCGCCCTTCTTGCCGTCTGCTCCGCGCCGCTGCTTGCCAAAGAGGCGGATAAGCCCGCCGCCGCCGCCGCGATCAACCCGCAAAGCGACGCCGCAAAGGCCTGGAACTTTGCTGCCAGCGACGTGCCGGTCGACCCCGAAACGATATTCGGCGTCCTCCCCAACGGCATGAAATACGCCTTGCTCAAAAACAGCACGCCCAGGGACAGCGTCGTCATCCGGATGCGCTTTGACGTCGGCAGCTTTGCCGAGGCCGAGGACCAGCGCGGGCTGGCCCATTTCCTTGAACATATGGCGTTCAACGGCTCGACCCATGTGCCCGAGGGCGAGATGATCAAGCTGCTCGAGCGCAAGGGGCTGGCGTTCGGCGCCGACACCAACGCCTCGACCGGGTTCGACGAGACGATCTACAAGCTCGACCTGCCCAACGCTTCGGACGATTTGATCGACACCGGGCTGATGCTGATGCGCGAAACCGCGAGCGAGCTGACGATCGACCCCGCCGCGGTCGACCGCGAACGCGGCATCATCCTTTCCGAACGGCGCGCGCGCGACACCTATCAGCTCCGCAGCCTCGTCGACCAGCTCGCTTTCCAGATGCAGGGGATGATTGTCGCGGATCGCCTGCCCATCGGCACCGAAGAGGTGATCCGCACGGCGCCCGCATCGCGCCTGCGCGATCTGTACGAACGCTATTACCGGCCCGAGCGTGCGACATTGGTGATGGTCGGCGATTTCGACCCAACGGCGGTCGAGGCGAAGATCAAGGCGCGCTTTGCCGACTGGAGGGGGAAGGGCGCGGCAGGCGCCGATCCCGACATCGGGACAATAGATTATGCGCGCGCAGTCGCCGCCGACGTTTTTGTCGATCCCGCGATCCAGGATTCGGTGACGCTCGCCGCCTTCCGGCCCTGGATCGACGAACCCGACACCAGGGCGAAACGCGCGCGCCTGCTTGCCGAAAATATCGGCGAGGCGATCGTCAGCCGCCGCCTCGCCAAGATCGCGCTGCGCGAAGACTCGCCGATCCTCGGCGGTGCGCTGTCGGACGCGAACGGCTGGAAGGTTTTCGATCAGGTGACGATCGGCGCGGTGGCAAAGGAAGGCGCGTGGCGGGAAGCGCTCACGCTCGTCGAGCAGGAGCGCCGCCGCGCGATCGAATATGGCTTTACCGCGGCCGAGGTCGCCGAACAGCTCGCCAATCAGCGCACGGCGCTGCGCAACGCGGTCGCCGGCGCGGCGACGCGCCGCAGCGAGGCGCTGGCCGACGCGCTGGTCGTCGCGGCGAAGGGCGAGGCGGTCTTCACCCGCCCCGAAACGCGCCTGGCGCTGTTCGAGGCGGTGGCGCCCTCGCTTGACGCCGCCGCGGTCACCGCCGCGTTCCGCAAGCGGATGGCGGGGCTGAGCGCGCCGCTCGTGCGCGTGACGGCCAAGGCGCCGATCGCGGGTGGGGCCGATACGATCCTCGCCAGCCTGCAATCCTCGATGCAGGTCGCGGTCGCGCCGCCCGCCGAGGCCGCGAGCGCCGCCTTTGCCTATGATGATTTCGGCACGCCGGGCGCGATCGTCGCCGATGACCGGATCGAGGATCTGGGCATCCGCCGCGTCCGCTTTGCCAATAATGTGATGCTCAACATCAAGACGACCGATTTCCAGAAGGATCGCGTGCTGCTGTCGCTGCGCGTCGACGGCGGGACGCTGCTCGCGACGCGCGACGATCCGACGCGCGTTGCGCTCGCCAACTCGTTCATGCTCGGCGGGCTGGAGGCGCATAGCGTCGACGATCTGCGGAGCGTGCTCGCGGGGCGGACGGTCACCCCCGCCTTCGGCGCCGCGATCGACGCCTTCGGCGGCACGGCGACGACCTCGCCCGAGGACTTCATGCTTCAGGCGCAGCTGCTCGCCGCCTATCTCACGCATCCCGGCTATCGCGCCGACGGGCTCGCGCTCATCCGCCGCGTGCTGCCGCAGCAATATGCCGCGAACGACGCGAGCCCGGCGGCGGTGATCGCCCGCGATGCGGGCGGCATCCTCGCCAACGACGATCCGCGCGCGCAGACCCCACCGCTCGAAAAACTGATGGCGCTCGACTGGGCGCAGCTCAAACCCGTGATCGCCGACAGCCTGGCGCACGGGGCGATCGAGATCGGCGTCGTCGGCGACATCAGCGAGCAGGCGGCGATCGACGCCATCGCCGCGACCTTTGGCGCGCTGCCGCCGCGCCGCGCCGCCTTCGACCCGCGCACCGACGCGCGCATCCGCGACTATGCCGCCGACCGCAGCGAGCGCACGCTGATCCACAAGGGGCCCGCCGAACAGGCGGAACTGCGCGTTTATTGGCCCGCCCGCGACGACAGCGACCTGGCCGAAGCGATGCGGCTAAACCTGCTCGCGCGCGTGATGCAGCTGAAGCTCACCGAGGAACTGCGCGAACGGCTCGGCGAAAGCTACAGCCCCGGCGCCGCAGCCAGCCTGTCGGACGAGTTTCCGGGCTATGGCCACCTCTTTGCCGCGAGCAATGTCGATTACCAGGATCTGGCGACGACGCGCGCGGCGATCTTTGCCATCGCCAGGGAATTGCGCGCCGCCCCCGTCGACCCCGACATGCTCGACCGCGCGCGGCGTCCGCTGGTCGAGGCGATGACCAAGGCGCGGCGCGAGAACAGCTACTGGCTGAACTATGTCGCCGAAGCGACCAGCCAGGCCGACCGGCTCGACCGCAGCCGCAATGGCATCGCCGAGGTCGAGGCCGCGACGCCCGCCGAGTTGCAGGCGCTCGCGCAGCGCTATCTGACCGACGACAAGGCGCTGGTGATCAAGGCGGTGAGCGACAAGGCGGGGAAATAGCGCGTTGGTGTCCACTGACGACCGTTTGCGGCCGTTTGCCCGAAGGGCCGTGTTGGAACAGGATTCGCGCAGAGGCGCAGAGATCGCAGAGTGGAAGCGCATTCTCCTCTGCGATCTCTGCTGCCTCTGCGCGAATGTTATAGAATGCCGCATTCCGACCATTTGCGGATCTTTATTCCATCGTCATCCCGGCGAAGGCCGGGATCTCACCCTATCGGTTTGCCGCACCGGCGAGATCCCGGCCTTCGCCGGGATGACGGATAAGGGAAGGCCCGGAATCCACCCCAAAACCGCCGCCTAAACCCGCCCCGGCGCCTTTGCCCGAATGAAATTCTCCAGCGCGGCGAACAGCATTTCGCGCGCGTCGCTGCCCAGCATTTCGGCGGTTCGCCAGTCGAAATCGACGCGGTCGCCGCGCGATGCGGCGCCGACGATCGCGGCGAGCAGCGCCTCGTCGAAACTGAGCCGCGGACAGCAGGGCGGCGCGACGGCAAAGGGGTCGGGCCAGACATGCGCGATCGCCTCGACCACCAGCCGGAAGCGGCGCGCCGCCAGGATATTGCCCCAGCGCCGTTCGAGTTCGGGCATCGGGTCGTGGCCGCTGCGGCGGCAGAGGATCGAATAGCGCAAGGCGAGCACCGCCTGCGCGGCATCGACCGACACGTCGCGCACCAGCGGCTGCTCGGCAAGTTGGCGGATCAGCGTGCGGCTTTGCATGACATCCTCTCTTCCGGCCCGTAAAGTCCGCGGGTCCGCTTTGCGCCCCGGCGGAAAAAGATGCCGGCCGCCTTGTCGCAGCTTGAAGATGCAGCGGCCGGCAGGAGGGGACTGCTCGACTGTGCTATTGAGAATTAATCGCAATTACAAGCGAAAAAAGAGGCGCCCGAAAGCGCCCCTGAAAAGCATGGTTTTCCTGCCATGTCATCCCGGCGAAGGCCGGGATCTCATCCTATCGGTTTACCGCACCGGCGAGATCCCGGCCTTCGCCGGGATGACAGATTCGGATCAATCGTCGCCCGCAGGCTTCGACTGGAGCTGGATATAATTTTCGATGCCCATCCGCTCGATCATCTCGAACTGCTTCTCCAGCTCGTCGACATGATGCTCCTCGCTTTCGAGGATGTCGGCGAACAGATCGCGGCTCACATAGTCGCGCACGCTTTCCGAATGCGCGATCGCATCCTTGAGCAGCGGGATCGCCTCTTCCTCGAGCGCAAGGTCCGCCTTCAGTATTTCCTCGACCGTCTCGCCGACGCGCAGGCGGCCGAGCAGCTGGAAATTGGGGAGGCCGCCCAGAAAGAGGATGCGGTCGGCCAGCTTGTCGGCGTGCTTCATCTCGTCGATCGATTCTTCGCGCTCGAAATGCGCGAGGCGCGCGACGCCCCAATTGTCGAGCATCCGGTAATGCAGCCAATATTGGTTGATCGCGGTCAGCTCGTTCTTGAGCGCTTCGTTGAGGAAGTCGATGACCTTTTCGTCGCCCTTCATGGTGTCAGTCCTGTCATTTTCTGCTGTGTGGGAGTGGCGGCATTATACCGCCCCGGACACCGCCAGGCCAAGGGTGAAAATGGCAGAAATCTGCGAAAAATCAGGCGGCTGCGGTCGCGTCGCTGATGATATTGCGAGCGAATGACAGGCACTGGCCGCACTTGGGTTTGCGACCCAATTGCGCATAGGCCGCCTTCGCGCACCGCAACCCGCCATTCCGCGCGACGTCGCGCAGCTGGCTTTCCCTTATTGCGTTGCAGACACAGACGACCATGTGCGAATCCTTCTCAACAACCCCGATTTAGGGATAGTGCGACGGATTCGCAACAAGAAAGATGCGAGTGGTTCGCAATCCGGAAAAGCATATTTTTCGCGGGCACGGCCCTTGCCCGAAAAGCGATTCGCGGGCATAGGCGCGCGCATCGTCACCCCATCCCGCGTAAAGGTCCGCCCCCATGAAAGTGAATGTCTATGTGACGCTCAAGCCGGGGGTGCTCGATCCGCAGGGCAAGGCGATCCAC is a genomic window of Sphingopyxis sp. FD7 containing:
- the purC gene encoding phosphoribosylaminoimidazolesuccinocarboxamide synthase; the protein is MARRRQIYEGKAKILYEGPEPGTLIQYFKDDATAFNAQKRGTINGKGVLNNRISEHVFTLLGNIGVPTHFIRRLNMREQLIRQVEIVPIEVIVRNVAAGTLAKRLGLEEGTQLPRTLIEYCYKDDALGDPLVAEEHIACFNWCSQDELHDIQDMAIRINDFMSGMFAAVGIRLIDFKLEFGRLYDGDFSRIILADEISPDGCRLWDMSTNEKLDKDRFRRDLGGEVEAYQEVARRLGLLPEGGDNAVLDLESHRKKKG
- a CDS encoding M16 family metallopeptidase; amino-acid sequence: MTSSILRRAATALSPFALLAVCSAPLLAKEADKPAAAAAINPQSDAAKAWNFAASDVPVDPETIFGVLPNGMKYALLKNSTPRDSVVIRMRFDVGSFAEAEDQRGLAHFLEHMAFNGSTHVPEGEMIKLLERKGLAFGADTNASTGFDETIYKLDLPNASDDLIDTGLMLMRETASELTIDPAAVDRERGIILSERRARDTYQLRSLVDQLAFQMQGMIVADRLPIGTEEVIRTAPASRLRDLYERYYRPERATLVMVGDFDPTAVEAKIKARFADWRGKGAAGADPDIGTIDYARAVAADVFVDPAIQDSVTLAAFRPWIDEPDTRAKRARLLAENIGEAIVSRRLAKIALREDSPILGGALSDANGWKVFDQVTIGAVAKEGAWREALTLVEQERRRAIEYGFTAAEVAEQLANQRTALRNAVAGAATRRSEALADALVVAAKGEAVFTRPETRLALFEAVAPSLDAAAVTAAFRKRMAGLSAPLVRVTAKAPIAGGADTILASLQSSMQVAVAPPAEAASAAFAYDDFGTPGAIVADDRIEDLGIRRVRFANNVMLNIKTTDFQKDRVLLSLRVDGGTLLATRDDPTRVALANSFMLGGLEAHSVDDLRSVLAGRTVTPAFGAAIDAFGGTATTSPEDFMLQAQLLAAYLTHPGYRADGLALIRRVLPQQYAANDASPAAVIARDAGGILANDDPRAQTPPLEKLMALDWAQLKPVIADSLAHGAIEIGVVGDISEQAAIDAIAATFGALPPRRAAFDPRTDARIRDYAADRSERTLIHKGPAEQAELRVYWPARDDSDLAEAMRLNLLARVMQLKLTEELRERLGESYSPGAAASLSDEFPGYGHLFAASNVDYQDLATTRAAIFAIARELRAAPVDPDMLDRARRPLVEAMTKARRENSYWLNYVAEATSQADRLDRSRNGIAEVEAATPAELQALAQRYLTDDKALVIKAVSDKAGK
- a CDS encoding addiction module antidote protein, with the protein product MQSRTLIRQLAEQPLVRDVSVDAAQAVLALRYSILCRRSGHDPMPELERRWGNILAARRFRLVVEAIAHVWPDPFAVAPPCCPRLSFDEALLAAIVGAASRGDRVDFDWRTAEMLGSDAREMLFAALENFIRAKAPGRV
- the bfr gene encoding bacterioferritin is translated as MKGDEKVIDFLNEALKNELTAINQYWLHYRMLDNWGVARLAHFEREESIDEMKHADKLADRILFLGGLPNFQLLGRLRVGETVEEILKADLALEEEAIPLLKDAIAHSESVRDYVSRDLFADILESEEHHVDELEKQFEMIERMGIENYIQLQSKPAGDD
- a CDS encoding (2Fe-2S)-binding protein yields the protein MVVCVCNAIRESQLRDVARNGGLRCAKAAYAQLGRKPKCGQCLSFARNIISDATAAA